Proteins co-encoded in one Armatimonadota bacterium genomic window:
- a CDS encoding flagellar brake protein → MFWRKKTEDRVNIFSLVRVNDRIQLKVYGRAYLSRVEDIRGQELFVGAPVEQNRVRMLPTGREVTVSLFAVHGLQQFSAVVVRMETNRIPLVVLSNFKAIGTVQRREYVRVLQKLPIRYRPLSGPKGGGPWFNGITNDLSGGGVQLTVRHCGLEVGDLLEIELFLPGEEPISAVGQVVRSTQGYFSILSGQTIGIKFTEIDSAERDRIVRYVFKKQSEMLDSRRSFVRVRQRVEVSYRRSNKHSFERGYTLDMSTGGLRLVALSGESFNTGDILDIWIVLSNSTIIGATGEVVWVGNGKETSAQEQQIGIKFTKIDSESRALLADFLSGARTEDNQLDDKAA, encoded by the coding sequence GTGTTTTGGCGCAAGAAAACTGAAGACAGGGTGAATATCTTTTCCCTCGTGAGGGTCAACGACAGAATTCAATTGAAAGTCTATGGACGCGCATATCTAAGTCGTGTTGAAGATATTCGAGGGCAGGAGCTGTTTGTTGGCGCCCCTGTGGAGCAGAACCGAGTAAGGATGTTACCGACAGGACGTGAGGTCACGGTTAGCTTGTTTGCAGTTCATGGACTGCAACAATTCTCTGCCGTCGTTGTTCGCATGGAAACAAACCGAATCCCACTTGTTGTCTTGTCGAATTTCAAGGCGATAGGCACAGTTCAACGAAGAGAGTATGTTAGGGTGCTGCAGAAGCTTCCTATACGTTATAGGCCACTTTCGGGTCCTAAGGGTGGTGGGCCTTGGTTCAATGGAATAACGAACGACTTGAGCGGCGGCGGGGTCCAGTTGACTGTAAGACATTGTGGACTAGAGGTTGGAGATCTCTTGGAGATAGAACTCTTTTTGCCCGGAGAGGAACCTATTAGTGCGGTTGGACAGGTCGTCCGTTCAACGCAGGGTTATTTTTCAATACTCAGCGGTCAGACAATTGGCATTAAGTTTACAGAAATAGATTCGGCAGAGCGCGACCGAATTGTCCGTTATGTCTTCAAAAAGCAATCAGAGATGCTTGATTCGCGCCGTAGTTTTGTTCGCGTAAGGCAGCGTGTGGAAGTTTCCTACAGACGCTCAAACAAACATTCATTTGAGAGAGGATACACTCTGGATATGAGCACGGGTGGCTTGCGGTTGGTGGCTTTGTCAGGTGAGAGTTTCAACACAGGTGATATCCTCGATATTTGGATTGTTCTTTCCAACTCGACAATTATCGGAGCAACCGGTGAAGTTGTCTGGGTAGGGAATGGAAAAGAAACTTCAGCTCAGGAACAGCAAATAGGTATAAAATTTACCAAGATTGATTCAGAATCAAGGGCTTTGCTTGCTGATTTTCTTTCTGGCGCACGGACGGAAGATAACCAGCTGGATGATAAGGCAGCATAG
- the flhA gene encoding flagellar biosynthesis protein FlhA: MATVIAPRKPLGLQTITKYSDYLVAFTAVIVVGMLIMPIPAWLLDVLLTLNIAMAMTVLLATIYTPQPLEFASFPSMLLVTTLFRLALNISAARLVLLSGSAGALISAFGTVVVGGNYVVGVVIFIIIVIIQFIVITNGTGRVAEVAARFTLDAMPGKQMAIDADLNAGIIDEEEAQARRKAVAREADFYGAMDGASKFVRGDALAAVVMIIINILGGVMIGVLQRHMNFITALQNYTLLTIGVGLVTQIPSLLVSTATGLMVTKVSSESNLGSELTSQMLGQPKAVWITSAICAILALIPGLPKMPFILAGLFGIGLAFLIKGQAQPRTEEQKEIITPRPPESMTDLLAVDPIEVELGYGLIPLADPKQGGDLLDRITAVRRQAALELGLLVPAIRVRDNMQLKPNAYSVKLRGIEIGTGEVYSGQLLAMNPGTATAELHGIETVEPAFGLPAIWISELQQTEAEMAGYTVVDPLTVMITHLSELIKKHAAEILTRQDTQTLIDTVKEKSPAVVEELVPNLLSIGDIQKVLQNLLSERVSIRDLGVILEALADGARLTKDADLLTEYVRQALCRQISKQYQSPEGCIHVITLDPAVEQILAEGIRQTDTGYQLVLEPRIAQRILEETRNQAERMAALGYQPVILCSPKVRIHFRRLIERMAPTLAVLSFNELSPGTKLETQGMVSLANESSYAVK, encoded by the coding sequence ATGGCAACAGTTATAGCACCTCGGAAGCCATTAGGGCTTCAAACAATAACCAAATACAGCGATTATCTTGTTGCTTTCACTGCTGTCATCGTCGTGGGAATGCTGATAATGCCAATTCCTGCGTGGTTGCTCGACGTCTTACTAACACTAAACATTGCAATGGCGATGACCGTTTTGCTGGCAACAATCTATACTCCACAGCCGCTTGAGTTTGCTTCTTTTCCGTCTATGCTTTTGGTTACTACGCTTTTCCGTCTTGCCCTCAACATTTCAGCCGCAAGACTAGTACTGCTTAGCGGTTCTGCCGGGGCACTCATTTCGGCATTTGGTACGGTTGTTGTCGGCGGTAACTACGTTGTCGGTGTTGTTATTTTTATTATTATTGTAATTATCCAATTCATAGTCATAACCAACGGCACAGGTCGAGTTGCTGAAGTTGCTGCAAGGTTTACGCTAGATGCAATGCCAGGAAAGCAAATGGCTATTGATGCGGACCTCAATGCCGGCATTATTGATGAAGAGGAAGCTCAAGCTCGCCGAAAAGCAGTCGCACGAGAGGCTGACTTTTATGGTGCCATGGATGGTGCAAGCAAGTTCGTTCGGGGGGATGCTCTTGCCGCAGTTGTCATGATAATAATCAACATCCTTGGCGGAGTCATGATTGGCGTACTTCAACGGCATATGAACTTTATAACCGCTCTCCAAAACTATACGCTATTGACAATTGGTGTGGGTCTTGTTACGCAAATACCCTCTTTGCTAGTGTCGACCGCGACAGGCTTAATGGTTACAAAGGTATCATCAGAAAGCAATCTGGGTAGCGAATTAACTTCACAAATGCTTGGCCAGCCAAAAGCAGTTTGGATTACATCAGCAATATGTGCAATACTCGCATTAATTCCGGGGCTTCCAAAAATGCCATTTATTCTTGCTGGTTTATTTGGAATTGGTTTGGCATTCTTAATCAAGGGGCAAGCGCAACCTCGCACTGAGGAGCAGAAGGAAATCATAACTCCAAGGCCCCCTGAATCCATGACAGATTTGCTTGCGGTTGATCCTATTGAGGTTGAGCTAGGATATGGTTTAATACCACTAGCTGATCCAAAGCAAGGTGGCGACCTCCTAGATAGAATCACTGCAGTACGAAGGCAGGCAGCGCTCGAACTTGGTCTTCTTGTTCCTGCAATTAGAGTTAGAGATAATATGCAGCTTAAACCGAACGCCTACTCAGTTAAGCTTCGCGGTATCGAGATTGGCACAGGCGAAGTATATTCCGGCCAGTTGTTAGCGATGAACCCTGGGACGGCGACTGCTGAGCTCCATGGTATAGAAACTGTTGAACCAGCCTTCGGACTTCCAGCGATTTGGATCTCCGAACTCCAACAGACAGAAGCTGAGATGGCCGGCTATACGGTTGTTGATCCACTAACCGTTATGATTACACACCTAAGTGAACTTATTAAGAAACATGCGGCGGAAATTTTGACGCGACAAGACACGCAAACGCTAATAGACACTGTTAAGGAGAAGTCGCCTGCAGTTGTTGAAGAACTTGTTCCAAATCTTCTGAGCATCGGTGACATCCAGAAAGTCCTCCAAAACTTGCTATCAGAGCGGGTCTCAATCCGAGATCTGGGTGTCATTTTAGAAGCGCTAGCCGATGGTGCACGGCTTACAAAAGATGCCGATTTGTTGACTGAGTATGTGCGCCAGGCTCTTTGCAGGCAAATTAGCAAACAATATCAGTCGCCAGAAGGTTGTATTCATGTAATTACCCTTGACCCGGCTGTCGAACAGATACTTGCAGAAGGTATTCGTCAGACGGATACGGGTTACCAATTGGTTCTAGAGCCGCGAATTGCCCAGCGAATTCTTGAAGAGACTCGGAACCAAGCAGAGCGAATGGCAGCGTTAGGATATCAACCTGTCATTCTCTGCTCGCCTAAGGTGAGGATTCACTTTAGGCGGCTTATTGAACGAATGGCTCCAACGCTAGCTGTTTTGTCGTTCAATGAGCTAAGTCCAGGTACCAAACTTGAAACACAGGGAATGGTGAGCCTGGCGAATGAAAGTTCTTATGCAGTAAAGTGA
- the flgL gene encoding flagellar hook-associated protein FlgL codes for MRLTLGMVAETVRMNLMTNSEALLKAQDRASSGKRIRLPSDDVVGTGRALGLRSSIASIEQYTRNTDIARNRLSITCSALDSIVSAIRTVRSLAMTSANASITDEAKMAVAAQLDHVSSEIADLANTQCLGKYIFAGSLSDKTPIISNPAGQPPYIYQGNSNQLFIRVGPGISIPAGVTGDMVLNMGSIAVPSSPDIFETIRLLKEEVLAGDCKAISARIADIDALLDNAIAVRSKVGASLSRLEATNEALLNSKVTMSELLSKTEDADLAEAIVDLRTRENVYQAAIATAGRIMNLTLADFLK; via the coding sequence ATGCGACTCACACTTGGGATGGTAGCTGAAACAGTGCGAATGAATCTCATGACAAACTCCGAGGCTCTTCTAAAAGCACAGGATAGAGCTTCCTCAGGAAAGCGCATAAGGCTGCCATCAGACGATGTTGTGGGAACCGGACGAGCACTGGGATTGCGATCATCCATTGCTTCGATTGAGCAGTATACAAGAAATACCGACATCGCACGAAATAGACTATCGATAACATGCAGTGCTCTCGACTCGATAGTTTCAGCTATCCGCACCGTGAGGTCGCTAGCTATGACATCAGCAAACGCAAGTATAACCGACGAAGCAAAAATGGCAGTAGCGGCACAGCTGGACCACGTTTCATCCGAAATTGCTGATTTAGCAAACACACAATGCTTAGGCAAATACATTTTTGCAGGAAGCTTAAGTGACAAGACGCCGATAATCAGTAATCCAGCAGGTCAGCCGCCATATATATATCAAGGAAATAGCAATCAGCTTTTTATCCGAGTTGGTCCTGGCATATCAATCCCCGCTGGTGTGACGGGAGATATGGTGCTAAATATGGGCAGCATTGCAGTTCCAAGCTCGCCCGATATATTTGAAACAATACGTTTGCTTAAAGAAGAAGTACTCGCCGGAGACTGCAAAGCAATTTCCGCAAGGATAGCCGACATCGATGCACTTCTTGATAATGCAATAGCAGTAAGGTCAAAAGTGGGTGCAAGCTTGAGTAGGCTCGAAGCGACAAATGAAGCACTGCTTAATTCTAAAGTAACTATGTCGGAACTGTTATCGAAAACTGAGGATGCGGATCTTGCAGAAGCGATTGTAGATCTTCGTACCCGGGAGAACGTTTATCAGGCAGCAATTGCAACTGCTGGCAGAATAATGAATCTTACGCTGGCAGATTTCCTTAAGTAG
- a CDS encoding flagellar protein FlgN produces MDSERLRDELIATAEQKLEKLHELINLSKEQQSILKDGMHEKLAENVRKHDSVLLNLDKLARREKAITNLLAQEKARYDDKRLSAIRHETAEVAQRLQSLVAANTELLRNSIVYTRFSLELLSKLITEQRAANEGEWNGALLLDKKV; encoded by the coding sequence ATGGACTCGGAACGCCTGAGGGATGAATTGATTGCAACAGCAGAGCAAAAGCTTGAGAAACTACATGAATTGATAAATCTTTCAAAAGAACAACAATCTATTCTCAAGGATGGCATGCACGAGAAACTTGCTGAGAACGTGCGCAAGCATGATTCCGTTTTGCTCAACTTGGACAAACTGGCTCGGCGAGAAAAAGCCATTACAAATCTTCTTGCTCAGGAAAAAGCGAGATATGACGATAAGAGACTTAGCGCAATTCGTCATGAAACAGCCGAAGTAGCTCAAAGGCTTCAATCATTAGTCGCCGCTAACACCGAACTACTCAGAAATTCTATAGTATACACACGATTCTCACTTGAGCTGCTTTCAAAACTCATTACTGAGCAGCGCGCAGCTAACGAGGGTGAGTGGAACGGAGCGCTCTTGCTAGATAAGAAGGTTTAA
- a CDS encoding flagellar assembly protein FliW has translation MKIETTRFGTVEVSKDSIVNMPDGMLGFPACTRYVLLHDRTDTPFKWLQAVDDPAVAFIVINPTDFFPDYEIVLNDDQVASLDLKEATEAVMLTTVTVDRENGRITTNLLGPIVINARTLHARQIVLDDERYGTKHVIGEIPKEESSNCLAKAA, from the coding sequence ATGAAAATTGAAACAACGAGATTCGGAACTGTGGAAGTTTCCAAGGATTCTATTGTAAACATGCCAGATGGAATGCTTGGCTTCCCGGCATGCACGCGGTATGTATTATTGCATGACCGAACCGATACGCCATTCAAATGGCTTCAGGCAGTGGATGACCCTGCTGTGGCATTCATTGTAATCAATCCAACTGACTTCTTTCCCGATTACGAAATAGTTCTTAATGATGACCAAGTAGCATCACTAGACCTCAAGGAGGCAACTGAGGCTGTAATGCTAACCACTGTAACGGTTGACAGGGAAAATGGCAGAATTACAACCAACCTACTTGGGCCAATAGTAATCAATGCTCGCACGCTTCATGCACGCCAAATAGTTCTTGATGATGAGCGATATGGAACAAAACATGTAATCGGCGAAATTCCAAAGGAAGAGAGCTCTAATTGCCTGGCCAAAGCAGCCTAA
- the fliD gene encoding flagellar filament capping protein FliD — MPGTASINGIISGLKTDEIIAKLIEIERIPIKRLEAQRATLNSKLAAWQEANTRILALKTKADSLALSSTFDAKSLISSDEDIIRGSASSSAQTGTYYLKVNTLARAHQLKTEGFADTTTTSVGTGTITIAVGTSAPVQITIDETNNTLAGIRNAINNSNAGVTASIINDGSETNPYRLVITSNKTGTVGAITLNVTGTLPTFTDLQSAQDASLTLGDGAGSEITVYKSSNTITDLIPGVTLNLQKADPTKAITITIENNTNAVKQSIKDFVDQYNNLMDYINQQFKYNIETNSGGALFSDSSLQLIQSDLATRVGKPIEGLSQSVKLLSQIGITSTTSDNKLLIDETKLDEALKNNLDTIKRLFAAVGYTTNGAISYVSSTEKTKISGTNGYEIVVTAVATQSRITAGVAQIGVLTQDEEITINNTIIKLTTGMSAEQVVAKINEYSSQTGVIASRTDINGQGTGDYLTLTRVGYGNLSINAVSNLSNTQPGQITSGLGNVLVTQDDYDGEAGTGTGAAGTDVAGTINGEPATGNGQYLTGNVGNENTEGLKIKITATTPGNYGVIYFTKGVGAILSDYLSFITSADTGAIDAAQDTINSQIKDINDYIAELEKRIAAKEEQLVAKFTAMENALNKLQSQGQFLAGQLAQIANGWK, encoded by the coding sequence ATGCCAGGGACAGCGTCAATAAATGGCATAATATCAGGGTTAAAAACGGACGAGATTATTGCAAAACTTATTGAGATTGAACGAATACCTATAAAACGACTGGAAGCGCAAAGAGCGACCCTGAACTCAAAACTTGCCGCATGGCAGGAAGCGAATACACGTATACTCGCTCTTAAAACAAAAGCCGATTCTTTAGCCCTTAGCTCAACCTTTGACGCAAAGAGCCTCATCTCAAGCGATGAAGATATAATTCGCGGCTCTGCTTCCTCCTCAGCACAAACAGGAACCTATTATCTTAAGGTTAATACTCTTGCCCGCGCACATCAGCTTAAAACCGAAGGATTTGCAGATACGACTACAACTAGTGTTGGGACAGGAACAATTACCATAGCCGTAGGAACAAGCGCTCCAGTTCAAATCACAATTGATGAAACAAATAACACCCTTGCTGGAATACGCAATGCCATCAATAATTCAAATGCGGGCGTGACTGCTAGCATTATAAACGATGGTTCAGAAACTAACCCTTATCGTCTGGTAATAACCAGCAACAAAACTGGCACGGTCGGCGCAATTACCCTCAATGTTACCGGGACTTTGCCAACTTTCACTGACTTGCAGTCAGCGCAAGATGCTAGTTTAACACTTGGTGACGGCGCCGGTTCGGAGATCACCGTTTACAAAAGTAGCAATACCATCACAGACCTCATTCCAGGTGTGACCCTTAACTTGCAAAAGGCCGACCCAACAAAGGCCATCACAATTACAATAGAAAACAATACAAACGCTGTGAAACAATCCATCAAGGACTTTGTTGACCAATACAACAACCTGATGGATTATATTAACCAGCAATTTAAATACAATATTGAGACCAATTCTGGCGGGGCACTCTTCTCGGATTCATCTTTGCAACTAATCCAGTCGGACCTTGCAACAAGAGTAGGTAAACCTATTGAAGGATTGAGCCAATCTGTAAAATTGCTCTCACAGATAGGAATAACATCCACAACCAGCGACAATAAGCTTTTGATTGATGAGACTAAATTGGATGAAGCCCTAAAAAACAATTTAGACACCATCAAGCGCCTTTTTGCCGCTGTTGGGTATACAACTAATGGAGCAATATCATACGTCTCGTCCACCGAAAAGACAAAAATATCAGGCACCAACGGATATGAAATTGTCGTCACAGCTGTGGCAACGCAATCACGGATAACTGCTGGCGTTGCTCAAATCGGCGTCCTCACACAAGATGAAGAAATCACCATTAACAATACTATCATAAAGCTCACAACCGGTATGAGTGCTGAACAGGTAGTCGCAAAAATTAACGAGTACTCCTCCCAAACTGGCGTCATTGCGTCAAGGACTGACATCAACGGCCAAGGGACAGGAGATTACCTTACACTCACCAGGGTTGGATATGGTAACCTTTCGATCAATGCCGTTTCGAACCTCTCTAATACCCAGCCGGGGCAGATAACATCTGGCTTGGGTAATGTATTGGTCACTCAGGATGACTACGATGGCGAGGCAGGAACTGGAACAGGTGCTGCCGGCACAGATGTTGCGGGCACAATCAACGGCGAACCAGCGACTGGAAATGGGCAATACCTAACTGGTAATGTAGGCAACGAAAACACCGAAGGATTAAAGATTAAAATTACCGCGACTACCCCAGGAAACTATGGGGTTATCTACTTTACAAAAGGAGTCGGGGCAATTTTGTCCGACTACCTAAGCTTTATCACATCGGCAGATACTGGAGCAATAGACGCTGCTCAAGACACAATTAATTCTCAGATAAAGGATATAAACGATTACATCGCTGAATTAGAAAAGAGAATAGCAGCAAAAGAAGAGCAACTTGTGGCTAAATTCACGGCTATGGAGAATGCTCTCAACAAACTGCAATCGCAGGGGCAATTTCTTGCAGGCCAGCTAGCACAAATAGCAAACGGCTGGAAATAA
- the flgK gene encoding flagellar hook-associated protein FlgK — MSFSGLDIAVSALRAQQYALNVTGHNIANANTEGYRRQEPIFVTNNPAQGSYALGGGIIPQFGTGVVIQTIRRAQTDYLDGLIRRATDQLGMWQSRNEALGQIESIFGEPGSMGLSGVLDQFWNSWEELASSPDSLPARSAVVDAGVALADRMRKLYGDLLSLQKHTDQTIADCVAQVNTLAQEIAKINNEITGVVSAGNSPNDLLDRRALLIEELSKFVRVEVHGLNGSELMLSIGGKNLVQGTHVNEISVVQGTGAWSDIVWSNDNSQVLINGGQIKGLLYVRDTTIQECIDSLNTIASGLIEAVNAIYSEGRLPNGNPAGNFFASGRNASNIEVEWSLISDPRMVATGTSGTIADNSIALNISDLRNQPVIDGKTVGDAYNSLIARIGANAREAKTQHSVQELSTHQLKLQRSSMSGVSIDEEMVNMIKYQQAYNAAARIISVMDEMLDTIIRQMGISGR, encoded by the coding sequence TTGTCGTTTTCTGGGCTTGATATAGCCGTTAGTGCTCTTCGCGCTCAACAATATGCACTGAATGTGACGGGGCACAACATTGCCAATGCCAACACTGAAGGCTATCGGCGTCAGGAACCAATTTTTGTCACCAACAATCCTGCACAAGGTTCGTATGCCCTCGGTGGAGGTATCATTCCACAATTCGGCACAGGCGTCGTTATCCAAACAATCAGGCGCGCTCAAACGGACTATTTAGATGGGCTAATCCGGCGTGCTACTGACCAACTTGGCATGTGGCAATCAAGGAATGAAGCCTTGGGGCAGATAGAATCAATTTTCGGTGAGCCAGGAAGCATGGGGCTTTCGGGAGTGCTTGATCAATTTTGGAATTCTTGGGAAGAACTAGCCTCCAGTCCCGACAGTCTGCCAGCGCGCTCTGCTGTAGTGGACGCAGGCGTTGCATTGGCCGACCGTATGCGAAAGCTTTATGGCGACTTGCTCAGCCTTCAAAAACACACAGACCAGACCATTGCAGACTGCGTTGCACAGGTAAATACGTTAGCCCAAGAGATAGCGAAAATTAACAACGAAATCACTGGTGTGGTGAGCGCCGGCAATAGCCCAAACGACCTGCTTGACCGACGAGCTTTGCTGATTGAAGAGCTCTCAAAATTCGTGCGTGTCGAAGTACATGGGCTCAATGGCTCTGAACTAATGCTTTCAATAGGTGGCAAAAACCTGGTGCAAGGTACACATGTTAACGAGATATCAGTCGTTCAGGGCACCGGAGCATGGTCGGACATAGTTTGGAGTAATGACAATTCGCAAGTTTTGATAAATGGCGGCCAGATAAAAGGCCTACTATATGTTCGAGACACAACAATCCAGGAGTGCATTGATTCGCTGAATACTATTGCTAGTGGATTGATAGAAGCAGTAAACGCAATATATTCTGAAGGGCGCTTACCTAATGGCAATCCCGCAGGCAACTTTTTCGCTTCCGGCCGCAATGCATCCAACATTGAGGTAGAGTGGTCTCTGATTTCTGACCCAAGAATGGTTGCAACAGGCACAAGCGGAACCATTGCTGACAATTCTATTGCCCTAAATATCTCGGACCTCCGCAACCAGCCAGTTATCGATGGGAAAACAGTTGGAGATGCCTACAACAGCCTAATCGCCCGCATCGGCGCGAATGCACGAGAAGCAAAAACCCAACACAGCGTCCAAGAGCTTTCCACCCATCAATTAAAGCTGCAAAGGTCATCCATGTCAGGCGTATCAATCGACGAAGAAATGGTGAACATGATCAAATACCAACAGGCTTATAATGCCGCTGCACGAATCATCAGCGTTATGGACGAAATGCTTGATACCATAATAAGGCAAATGGGGATTAGCGGGAGGTAA
- the fliS gene encoding flagellar export chaperone FliS has protein sequence MSVNSPYSQYVENQFKTASPGKLLLMAYDAAIRFAKTAAEKMKEGKLDQQSENIRKVQNIVLELISSLDMNVDRQLAENLYSLYSYIFDRLTHANIKDDQRALEEVIQILSELRQTWAEAELLARSGQSKLEAKAA, from the coding sequence ATGTCAGTAAACAGTCCATACTCGCAATATGTAGAAAACCAATTCAAAACCGCATCCCCTGGCAAACTACTCCTCATGGCTTACGATGCGGCTATCAGATTTGCCAAAACGGCAGCTGAAAAGATGAAAGAAGGTAAGCTGGACCAGCAAAGCGAGAATATACGTAAAGTGCAAAATATCGTTCTAGAACTTATTTCAAGCCTTGATATGAATGTTGACCGCCAGCTTGCCGAAAACCTTTATAGCCTATATTCCTATATATTCGACCGTCTCACGCATGCCAATATAAAAGACGACCAAAGGGCTTTGGAAGAAGTAATCCAAATTCTTTCTGAACTTAGGCAAACTTGGGCAGAAGCCGAATTGCTTGCACGCTCTGGCCAGTCTAAACTAGAGGCAAAGGCAGCATGA
- a CDS encoding flagellar biosynthesis anti-sigma factor FlgM — protein MHISNSQIHKVLELHTHKVNTIRPISEVVPSSHPDKLILSKQATEMQKIKQVIAKLPSVRDDVIADIKSRIQFGKYAVNEDELARRILTDIFQGRIK, from the coding sequence ATGCATATTTCAAACAGTCAAATCCATAAAGTTCTCGAATTGCATACGCATAAAGTCAATACAATTAGGCCAATATCCGAGGTTGTTCCTTCGTCGCATCCAGATAAGCTAATCCTTTCAAAACAGGCAACAGAAATGCAGAAAATTAAGCAAGTTATTGCAAAACTGCCAAGTGTTCGCGATGACGTCATAGCTGATATCAAAAGCAGAATTCAATTTGGCAAATATGCAGTGAATGAGGATGAGCTTGCACGTCGAATACTGACTGACATATTCCAAGGCAGAATAAAGTAA
- a CDS encoding flagellin FliC: MSLRINLNAAALNAHRQLQGTDSALAASIERLSSGFRINRAADDPAGLAISENLRSQISGLGQAIANSSDAVNMIKTAEGALAEVQNLLRTMRNLALHAANEGANDETALQADQTQIDSAISALNRISANTQFGTKKLLDGTASGLVFQVGANANQTTTISIENVSAEALGVASIDVTTDAQGAISLLDTAINTVSTMRAQLGAAQKDLESNIASLGVAKENIAASESSIRDSDMAAEMVAFTRNQILLQAGVAMLTQANAAPQALLALIR; encoded by the coding sequence ATGTCTTTACGGATCAACCTGAATGCAGCAGCGCTCAATGCGCACCGTCAGTTGCAGGGCACTGACTCTGCATTAGCTGCGTCAATCGAACGGTTGTCATCTGGTTTTAGAATCAACCGAGCAGCAGATGACCCAGCAGGACTGGCAATTTCTGAAAACCTGCGCAGCCAGATTAGTGGTCTCGGCCAGGCAATAGCAAACTCAAGCGATGCAGTCAATATGATAAAGACAGCTGAGGGTGCTCTGGCCGAAGTCCAGAACCTGCTTCGCACAATGCGCAACCTGGCACTGCACGCGGCAAACGAAGGTGCAAACGATGAAACCGCTTTGCAAGCAGACCAGACGCAGATTGATTCTGCGATATCAGCTCTTAACCGAATTTCTGCGAACACGCAGTTCGGCACGAAGAAGCTGTTGGATGGCACTGCTAGCGGTTTAGTTTTCCAGGTAGGTGCAAACGCCAACCAGACGACAACCATAAGCATTGAAAACGTCTCTGCAGAAGCTCTGGGTGTAGCTTCAATAGATGTTACTACTGACGCTCAGGGCGCTATCTCACTACTTGATACCGCAATAAACACGGTATCTACAATGAGAGCCCAGTTAGGTGCGGCACAAAAGGACCTCGAGTCCAACATAGCGTCCCTTGGCGTAGCGAAGGAAAACATCGCCGCATCCGAAAGCTCGATCAGAGACAGCGACATGGCAGCAGAAATGGTAGCGTTTACACGCAACCAGATTCTACTGCAGGCTGGCGTTGCAATGCTTACGCAGGCGAACGCAGCGCCACAAGCGCTACTGGCACTAATCAGGTAG
- a CDS encoding FliA/WhiG family RNA polymerase sigma factor, with amino-acid sequence MWRFANLPKTDLLWKRYKQGRDLDAREQLILNYAYLAKYVVDRMTVRPSAVMDYDDLLGHAVVGLIDAVEKFDPSRDVKFETYAVTRIRGAVLDAIKSLDWMPRTIRSLEQELRQTFARLEAELGRPATDQEVASSLGITVDALNERLADIAQSALLSFEELLSFREENFGESGIYSLNDPSDDPILAAELNERSKLLAKAITDLPEKEKLVISLYYNDGLTLKEIAKVLGVTESRVCQLHSKAVVRLQGKLARYADLLVAAA; translated from the coding sequence TTGTGGAGGTTTGCGAACTTGCCAAAGACAGACCTTCTGTGGAAACGATACAAGCAGGGTAGGGATTTAGATGCGCGAGAGCAATTGATTCTAAACTATGCGTATCTGGCAAAGTATGTTGTTGACCGTATGACTGTTCGGCCAAGTGCGGTTATGGATTACGACGACTTGCTTGGGCATGCCGTCGTTGGGCTTATCGATGCTGTAGAGAAGTTCGACCCCTCTAGGGACGTCAAATTTGAAACCTATGCCGTAACTCGAATTAGAGGGGCCGTACTTGATGCGATCAAAAGTCTTGATTGGATGCCTAGAACCATTCGTTCACTGGAGCAAGAGCTTAGACAAACGTTCGCACGCTTAGAAGCAGAACTTGGCCGCCCAGCAACTGATCAAGAGGTCGCTTCATCACTTGGAATAACTGTTGATGCTCTGAATGAACGACTTGCGGATATAGCTCAGTCGGCGCTTCTCTCGTTTGAAGAGCTCTTATCTTTTAGAGAAGAGAATTTTGGCGAAAGTGGTATCTATTCCTTAAACGACCCCTCGGACGACCCCATTTTGGCTGCCGAGTTGAATGAACGAAGCAAGCTACTTGCTAAGGCAATTACCGACCTTCCCGAAAAAGAAAAGCTTGTAATTAGCTTATACTATAATGACGGGTTGACGCTAAAAGAGATTGCAAAAGTCCTAGGCGTCACTGAATCAAGAGTCTGCCAATTGCATTCCAAAGCGGTTGTAAGGCTGCAAGGGAAATTGGCAAGGTATGCTGATTTGCTTGTTGCCGCGGCATAA